The DNA sequence ATAGCAGATTGCCATCTATCCACATTGTAATGAGATTGCCTGGGACTAATTTGTTCAAAATACTCTGAATGTAAAGTAAAACCAAAATTGATTGACGGAGGCTGAAGTTTAGCAATCGGCCCTTGACTAAGATGTTCGGCAGCAAATAGCCACACTTCAGAACCTTGAGGGCCTAACACTGTAGCAAAAATAGCTCCTTTATTCTGTTCTTGAGGAATAAATTGAATACTATCAAAAATATACTCATCAGGACAAACATAAAAATCGAGCAGTTCTTTACCTAAATTAAACACAGGAGTATCAGGATTTTGTTCTTGTTCTGTTTTAATCTTCTGGGTAAGTTCCTGCCAATTTTGAGCCAGATCAACTTTCGCTAAAACGGAAGGAAGATCGTGTTTAGGAAGTTGTTCGTCGGTTAAAATTCTATTCACATGGTCACGGAAACTTAGATATTGACGACGGCAGATTAAATCTTGATGGTATCCGCCATAAGCTTGATAGATAGCTGAGTGTCCTTGAGGCGCAAAAAGCTCTCTGGGGTCAGCAGTATACAGCAGCGTGGAAAACCAACCTGGATGGATGAAAGCCTCTTGGCTAATTACTTGAGCAGACTTAGCATCGTTTTTAATTACGACCTTACGCAAGACTCCAGGATCGAAGGCAAACATCCAAGGTATGCCATGATATTCTGAAGTATAGCGATCGCCGCTAAAATGTCTGACATCATCTGGTTTGATTGCATCACTGACACTAATGGTTGCTTGCTGTACGGCAACTAAATTGATTTTATTGTCATCATCGTGTTGATAATTACAGAGAAAGTGGTAACTGTCGCCCTCAAAAGTGATCAGGCGTGATGGAACAGGTTTAAGATCTGGTTGGAGATCTTGGCGGTTGACCAGATAAATTTGCGTTTTGGGATAAGCTTGTAAAGGCGAAACTTTGATGCCCAACAAGGTTGCCACGCCAATCTGAAATGGCATATCGGGAATCATAATCAATTTTTCGGTCACTATTGCTGTATGCGGGCTACCGTCAAGAACCGTCCCTTCTAATTCCCAATGCTTTAAACTGCCTTCCCCATCCCAACTGGTGATATAAACCGCACTCACCATATCGGTAAATAATTTTCCTGGACGGAGTTGCGACTTTAATTCGCAGGTAATTAGCTCATGGGTATTAGGATCGTAAAAAGGATGAGCTGTATTTGCCACCAAGGGAAAAAGGGATAGGGGAATAGAAACAATATGTTCGTCAAAGTAGCCTATTGGGGTGATAGTTTCGAGGCTGATGGGATCTACCTCCCAATAACGCCCTGCATCTGCGGTCATAATTGGTCTACCATCGAAATTAACAATGCCTGTATTAGCAATCTCTGCGATACCAATTAGACCAAGCCTGGCAGGAAAAAAAGCTTCGGGTAAAATTTCGCTAATTGGCGATTGTATTGAGTGCCAAAAACTATCCCAAGTAGTTAATTTTTGACGCCGAACTTGGATTTTTCCTCCTTGTGGCTGGAGATCGCACCTGATAATTACCCCTTCTCCAGCAAATAAATGGCGATCGCTTCTACGGTGATAAGGAGCAACAATAAAAATATGACCCGATAAGTTATCTGGCCAATCTCCTTCAATCTTAATCTCTTCACACAAACTATCAGAATCGGTAAAATTACGAAATTTGTTAACATCAACTGACATAACAGATACTCCTGAAATCTCGGAAATTTAAGCTATGAGAAACTTTATTGATGCTGATCAAATATGTGCATCATGTTGTATTTATGCTGTTTGTCAATTTGCCACTAGATTAATATTTCTATTTAAGGTTTAGAAATTTTATTTTAATTTTGCTTTTGCACTAGCGATCTCATAAAACTCATCTAAAAACTCATCCTAAATCTACAAAGCAGTACCAACTAAAGGTAGAACTGTATAACTTTTCTATGGTCATTAGGCGATCGCCAAAAAAACTAAGACTAAAGGTTTTCTTTAAATTGAATACATTACTCTTGAGTGGGAGAGCATGATGGTAAAATGTCCTTATTTGCCCTGATATAAGATCGCTAGCAAAATAAGCTCTCGACGGGATTTGAACCCGTGATAGAACTCTTGTCAACAGCTATAGCGTACTCTCAAAGACTTACTCACTTATTCAGTTTTGCCCTGTGCTGTTCAATAATTAACTTAGCAGAAGTTAATTTAGATTTTATTTCCCGTAGCTGTGCCTCCTCCTCTGTTTCCTGGTCAATAGCATCCAAATCTTCTCTTAGGTCTTGTACAGCGTCCCAGAGATTCCTGTTTTCTATCTCATAGGTTTGCATCCTTTCTTGAAATTCGTAGGTTGTAGATTCAAGTGCTGCTATTCTTCTATCTTGAGCTTCTATATCAGTCCTCATCGTTTCGATGATTACTAAGGCTTCATCTAATTGGGTTGTCACTAGATTCAAAGCAGTAGTTAGCTCTACTTTGGTCTCTACTAATTCAGTCTCTAGTTGGTCTATTTCTTGAACTGCTTCAGCATTCTGTATCTGTAGCTGATAGATTGTTTGATTAGCATCCTCTAACCTATTGTAGATGTCTGAGGTCTGATTATTTAACTGAGAAATATCACTTTGAGCAATTGTAATTTGCTTTTGAATCTGGGTACATACCTGGTAGTTGTTTAATAACTTATTAAACAACTTAGAAAGATGCTCTTACCCTTGTTCTTTTTCTCTCAAATTTTTGATTTGTTCGTAGCTCATGTTTTTATTCGCGATCGCGTCATTACCCTACTTTTCTCATTTTCTCTCGATTCATGCAAGAGGTCTAATCTGATTGAATCCCCAGTAGCACTGTGTGATTGGTTAGAGTCATACTTTGGCTTTCCTGTAGAGTTACAGCAGAATCTCAGCATGGGTTTTCCTGATGATACAATCTCCCCTGGAGCAACTATAGTTAGTACTGCCACCCTAGAAGCGATCGCCTCTTGGTATCCTGAACTAGACACCGCGGATATTCGTCGGCGTTTTCGTGCCAATTAAAATTGGCGATCAAATAACGATTTCTTAATCGTCAGGGCAAAATACTATCAAATACGTTTGTTACGCTAATAGGCGATCAATTTACCACTTTAATCTAAAAAAATCTGCGTTAATTGTTATCATCCCTCAGTAATCAGTAATCAGTAATCAGTAATCAGTAATCAGTAATCTTCTGCAAAATCTCTTCCACCATTGCTCCAGGATTAAGAGCGACATCGATTGTTAAGGCATCTTGCGGTTCTTCTAAGGTGTCAAATTGACTGCGAAGCAGATTAGGATTCATAAAATGTCCTGTACGCTGTTGAACCCTGTTTTGAATACAGTCATAATCACCTTTAAGATAGATAAAAACAACCTCAGAACTTCCTCCTTGCAGAATTTGACGATATTGCGCTTTGAGAGCAGAACAAGCTAATATACCCTGTTTCTTGCTATCTAGAACGTGAGCGATTAACTGCTGAAGTTCTTTCAACCAAGGTAGGCGATCGCTATCTGTTAAAGCAATACCACGATTCAGTTTGTCAAGATTGGCTGGAGAATGAAAATCATCAGCATCATAAAAATCCCAGCCAGTGCGATCGCTTAGCAGTTTGCCAATAGTTGATTTTCCTGTGCCTGAAACTCCCATGATCACGTAAAACATACACTTAAAACCTAACTTTGACGGTAAACTATATATCTAAACATTGCTTAATTTTCTTTCAGCATTTTTTCAGCATCTTTTTAATTAATTTATGAATGCGATGACAATAACACCTACTACAACATCTTATGACGTGGTAGTTATAGGTTCTGGTATTGGTGGTTTGGTAACGGCTACTCAACTAGCAGCCAAAGGAGCGAAAGTACTAGTTTTGGAACGTTATTTGATTCCAGGTGGTAGTGGTGGTTATTTTGAGCGTGGCGAGTACCGCTTTGATGTGGGAGCATCAATGATTTTTGGTTTTGGGGACAAGGGGACAACCAACCTTTTGACTCGTGCTTTAGCAGCAGTGGATATGAAAATTGAAACTTTTGCCGACCCCGTGCAGATTCATTACCATTTGCCCGATGGCTTGGAACTCAAGGTTCATCGCGATTATGAAGCATTTCTTCAGGAGTTGATTGCCATCTTTCCCCATGAAGAACAGGGAATTCGGGCATTCTATGGCAAATGTTGGGAAGTATTCAACTATCTTAATTCAATGGAGTTGCTTTCCTTAGAAGAACCTCGCTATCTAATGCGAGTATTTTTCCAAAAGCCTTTTTCCTGCCTAGGTTTAGCTAAATATTTACCCCTGAACGTTGGCGATCTTGCCCGCAAGCATATTAAAGACCCCAAGCTGTTGCAATTTATTGATATGGAGTGTTATCTCTGGTCAGTCGTACCTGCTGATAAAACTCCGATGATTAATGCGGGAATGGTATTTAGCGATCGCCATTACGGAGGTATCAATTATCCTAAAGGTGGTGTGGGGCAAATTGCGCAAAAACTCGCTGATGGTTTAATTCAGGCTGGGGGGGAGATTAAGTACAAAGCCAGAGTTACCGAAATTATGTTAGAAAATGGTCGAGCTGTTGGAGTTAAGCTTGCCGACAACAGCGAATATCGGGCTAAAAAAGTAGTTTCTAATGCGACACGCTGGGACACCTTTGGTAAATTAATTCCCCCTGAGCATACTCCTAAAAAAGAAATTAAATGGCAGCAAAGATATCAAAAATCTCCTAGCTTCCTCAGTTTGCATTTAGGAGTTGCCGCTAACGTATTGCCTAAAGGAACAGACTGTCATCATATTCTGTTAGAAAGCTGGGACAAAATGGAATCAAACGAAGGCACGATTTTTGTCTCGATTCCTACTTTGCTCGACCCTAGTTTGGCGCCTCCAGGCTATCACATCATTCACACCTTTACCCCAAGCTGGATAGAAGATTGGCAAGGACTATCACCTCAAGAGTATCAAGAGAAAAAAGAGGTGGCAGCAACTAAACTAATTCAGCGTCTAGAAGCAATTTTCCCTGGACTTGCTGCGGGTTTAGATTACCAAGAAGTGGGTACTCCCCGCACTCATCGTCGCTTTTTAGGTAGAGAAGATGGTACTTATGGCCCAGTTCCCAGCCGTAAATTGGCTGGCTTGTTAGGAATGCCTTTCAATCGCACCAGTATCCCTGGACTGTATTGCGTGGGTGACAGTACTTTTCCTGGTCAAGGTTTAAACGCCGTTGCTTTCTCTGGCATGAGTTGTGGGCATCGTGTGGCAGTAGACTTGGGGCTATAAAAGTGACTATTGGCTTAGAGCTTAGAGCTGCGGACGCTACCGCGTCCCAGTCGTCTTACGACGATCTGCGCTACGCGCTGCGCTTAGAGCTAGGAGCAAAGCTCCTTTATCGGCGATTGCGACTTTGATCGTTCGGTTTTACTGATTGGTAAAGCGAAAAATAACAGATACTATCGATACAGATTAGAAGTATCACTGGGATTATTTTGCCCAGATACTACTGACAATAAGAGGCTAAGTGGAGGTAGATACTAAAGTGCAAAACTGGTTGCTACAGAATTTAAGCGATGTACTTAATCGAGAATTAGAATTACAGCTTGGTACAGCTCAAACTGCCTCCTATTCAGATGTTGAGCAGATAAGTGAGAAAAAGTCGCAAAAATATTACAGTCACAAATATCACTTGGCAGAGTTAAATGCCGAAAGAGAATGGCACGGAGCGATCGCTTCTGTCGAAGAATTACTCTTGTCTGAAATCAATGGCAACCAGCAGCCAGAATCAACTAAATCAGGTCTAGTTTTTTCTGCTCCTGTACCTTTATTTAGTAAATTAGAACTAGTATCAAGCTTTCAGTCAGCAATATTTACCCCTAATGCTTTTAAGGTAAATGCGCTGATGCCCTGTCGCCATGCGACTGAACATATAGTTAGACAAGACACTACGCCAGTCATAGAGCTACCTCTAATTCCTCAAGATCCCATCGCTCAAGAACAATTTTGCTTAGTACTGACTGCTAACTTTGGTCTAATTTTGGTTTTAGGCACAGATGCAGAAGGTAATCCTAAATTTCATTTTTCTTTCGACCCTGTTACTTTGGGGAAAGTGTGGACTACGTTGCGATCGCGTTTAGTAATTACCAAATATCATAATTTAGCTGAATTAGATCGTTTAATCGAGCAATTTGCACCTCCTACTCCAGATTATCAATTAGTAACTAGCTTTAGTCGCCGTTTATTACATCACATACCCGCTCTAGAGTATTTATCAGCTAATTCTCGTCAAGTTGAAACAGTGGCAGCAGTTGCTGAATCAGCAGGAGCAGTTTTTCCAGGTAATGGTGCTACCAGTTGCGTGGAAATGGAGCTATTACAAGCGCTGACACACGAAGTTCGGACTCCTTTAACCACGATTCGTACTTTAACGAAACTACTCTTAAAACGTAAACAAGACTTTAAACCCAACGTAATTCAAAGATTACAAACCATCGATCGCGAATGTACCGAACAGATCGAGCGCATGGAACTGATTTTTCGCGCTGCGGAATTAGAATCTACGCCTCTTAACGCCAAGCCAGTAGAGCTAGTTGCCTTTTCTTTAGAACAAGTGTTTCAGCAAAGTATTCCTCGTTGGCAGGAAAAAGCTAAACGACGTAATGTAGAGCTGGATTTTACTCTGCCTTCTAGCTTACCTAGAATAATTAGCGATCCTGGGATGTTAGATACAGTTTTAACGGGACTGATGGAAAGCTGTACTCGTAGTTTGCCCACAGGAGGACACATTGATGTGAAGGTTTCGACAGCTGGAAATCAGCTTAAGTTACAGGTGCTTTCTCAAGCTAGCAACACTGATAATCCTTTTAAATCTTTAGGACAGTTACTCACCTTTCAGCCAGCAACAGGTTGTCTTAGCCTTAATTTAGATGCCACTAAAAATATCTTTCAGGCTTTGGGAGGTAAACTTACTGTAAGACAACGACAAGAGCAGGGTAAAGAGCTAACTATTTTCCTTCCTTTAGGCAATTCATATCAAACCTCAAAGGTGTAAGAGTATTCCAATAAAAAAAAGAGCTAAAAATCAAGTAGAAGAGCTAAAGATTTCAACAAACCATTTTTTCAAGTTTGGTAAACGTTGAATCTGTTGTTCAACTTCTGCCATGGCAACTTTTGTCAGTTTGACCCCTGTTTGATCAAGCTTGTTAATCAAAGTAACCACTGGATTTTTTTCCTTAAAGGTTAGGGTTGAAGCGAACTGTAGCACAGTATCTACACTATCTAATAAGCTGCCACTTCAATGCTGTTCGAGCCAGCTTTTGGCTCGCTCAACAGGGTTATATTTACTGTGGTAGGGCGGATAATCAGCTAGTTGAATTGTCAGTTGAAACTTCTTCTTCGGTAGTAAATTTGCCCAGTCCTATTCTGAGCAAGCCTTCAATTGATTCCTTAGATCAATTCATCGCCCTTAAAACATGGTGGGGTGCTGCTGATCCAGTGGAAATTGCCAAGCGATCGCGCTTATCTCGGAAAAAGCGCGGGCAATATCTGTGTAAGTTCAATCATACAACGTTTTGATAAACTTTTTGAAGTCGAGAATTAGATCGCCAAGATATTTTAGTTCATATTGTTTCGCACTTTCATATCATTGAAAACAAGTCGTGACATTTCAGGAAAAATATTCCAGTCATGAGCATAACTACGATCTTCTGCAAAAATTGTTAATATGTACTCTGTTTTTTGATCGGCAGTAGCTATATATGCGGTTTCTCCTCTTGATTCTGAAGTCCACCCTGCTTTGGCTGCAAAATAGATATCGTCTGGCAAAGATTGACTAAAAAAACCGCGTACATTGTTAAATATATTTGGGTCTTTATCAACTCTACTTTTAATTCTAGTAGTAGCATCAATAGCTAATAAATTTAGCATTTTAGAGCTTTTATCCGAAGAAACTGCTTGTCGTTTGACAATTTCATACATTAGTCGAGAAGTTTGTTTGGTGGTTATCTTATTACGAATCGGGTTATCTTTATTTTCTCTCATCTGTAATTCTCTTCCTTGTGGTGAATAAAGTTTGAGGTAGGGAATAGGAAAAGTTTTCTGACTAATATTTAAATCTTCATATCCCGCATCGATAAAAAAGCGATTGGTTTGCTTCCTTTTATTTAACCAAAGCTCAAGCTCTTTAGTGTTTAGATTTGAACCAGATTGAGTATCACTAATTCGATCTAAAATGCGACTAGCAGCTTCGTTATCTGACTTTTTCATCATTTTGTGCAAGTCTAAGCTCAGTTGTTCATCTTCAATCAAATTTTTCTCTTGTAATTGAGCTTGAAGCATAACTAACCAATAAAGTTTCACAACGCTTGCAGGATATCTAGGTTTTTCTTGTTGATACGAAGCTTCTTCACCAGTTTTCAGATCGATTAATGTAACTGATAAAGAAGTGGTTGGCAAACCTTTCTTTGAAGCCAAATTTATAACTCGATCTACTATTTTTTGTAAATCTTGACTTTGACGTATATTTGGGTTAACTTTTACATTGTAAACTAGCTTTTGCCTCGGTGTTAATCGAGTCTCAGGCAAAGAAGTAGGATACGTTGTGGACGCTTTTTCTATTTGATTATCATGTAAGTTTGAATCACTATTAATTAAACTTTTAGTAATGATATTTTTTGATATTTCTTTAGCGCTTAAATTTCCCGGTGGTTGATGATTTAATTTAGCTATTTGCCAAATACCAATCATTATTAATGTAGTTAGTATAGATATAGATCCTATTTTAAACAAATAAAATAGGTCAAATAAACAAAGATCTTTTTCTAAATAACTTTGATTTTTTGTAGAGAACTGAGATTTATTTTTCATATAATTTACCTCAGCTATTTAATTTTTTTTATGGTTTGGTAATCAGCTATTTTCCACTGTCCATTTTCAGACTCAAGATCATAGCGTACTAATCTGGTATCGAAACCACTAGCATTACGATCTATATTGCCGTATTGATTATAAAGAGTACGTTGTTCTGTCACAATTACTTCAATAGTGGCGTAATCCTCGTTCACAGCAAAATTTTCTACTGAGTCAATACTTTGAAGATCATAGATATAGTAAGAGGCATTATCTTGCAGCCAAGCAACCGATCCTTCAGGACTGCCTATATTATCGTAATAAGCTTTGCCAGTGAGCAATTCAGCCCCTAATTCTCTATTAAACGGCGGAGCAAATATTTGACTTTTGGCATCTAACCATCTTGCTAGTAAGTTAACAGCTTCTTGTTGAGTAAATGATGGAATTGACTGAGAAGCGTTTTCTATTTCAAGGTTTGATAAAGATAAATCTGTTTGTTGATAAGTTTCTGTGGATGGGAGAGATTCATCTGATGATTTTTCTACTTCTATAGATTCAGAAGTTTGTTGTTCGATATTGCTTGCTGTTTGATTTGCTTGGTGACCATTTATTATTAAACCTAAGAAAATAAAGAATCCAATCATACCACCAATAATCCAAGCTGTTCCTGATTGTTTTGAGTTGTTGGATGGAGGATTAATTGGAGTAACATCAGAATTCTTTTCACTCTGGTTTGTATTAATAACTTGGCTATCTTCTCTTTGTTTACTCAGATTAATTTCTGGCTCTACTGCCATAGAGATATCGACTACAGAAGCGGTATGCTCTACTTGTTTGTCTTGTGTAGATTTTCTTTTATCTACTAACTCATTACTATTTAATGTAAACTCAGATTTGAGAGATTCAAGTTCTTGCTGTTCTTGTTCGAGTTGTTCTATCTGACTTTTAGAACGTTCAAGCTTTCTAATTTCTCTTTCTAATTGTTTTTTTTGCTCGCTCCGCTCAAT is a window from the Pleurocapsa minor HA4230-MV1 genome containing:
- the crtH gene encoding carotene isomerase, producing the protein MNAMTITPTTTSYDVVVIGSGIGGLVTATQLAAKGAKVLVLERYLIPGGSGGYFERGEYRFDVGASMIFGFGDKGTTNLLTRALAAVDMKIETFADPVQIHYHLPDGLELKVHRDYEAFLQELIAIFPHEEQGIRAFYGKCWEVFNYLNSMELLSLEEPRYLMRVFFQKPFSCLGLAKYLPLNVGDLARKHIKDPKLLQFIDMECYLWSVVPADKTPMINAGMVFSDRHYGGINYPKGGVGQIAQKLADGLIQAGGEIKYKARVTEIMLENGRAVGVKLADNSEYRAKKVVSNATRWDTFGKLIPPEHTPKKEIKWQQRYQKSPSFLSLHLGVAANVLPKGTDCHHILLESWDKMESNEGTIFVSIPTLLDPSLAPPGYHIIHTFTPSWIEDWQGLSPQEYQEKKEVAATKLIQRLEAIFPGLAAGLDYQEVGTPRTHRRFLGREDGTYGPVPSRKLAGLLGMPFNRTSIPGLYCVGDSTFPGQGLNAVAFSGMSCGHRVAVDLGL
- a CDS encoding carotenoid oxygenase family protein gives rise to the protein MSVDVNKFRNFTDSDSLCEEIKIEGDWPDNLSGHIFIVAPYHRRSDRHLFAGEGVIIRCDLQPQGGKIQVRRQKLTTWDSFWHSIQSPISEILPEAFFPARLGLIGIAEIANTGIVNFDGRPIMTADAGRYWEVDPISLETITPIGYFDEHIVSIPLSLFPLVANTAHPFYDPNTHELITCELKSQLRPGKLFTDMVSAVYITSWDGEGSLKHWELEGTVLDGSPHTAIVTEKLIMIPDMPFQIGVATLLGIKVSPLQAYPKTQIYLVNRQDLQPDLKPVPSRLITFEGDSYHFLCNYQHDDDNKINLVAVQQATISVSDAIKPDDVRHFSGDRYTSEYHGIPWMFAFDPGVLRKVVIKNDAKSAQVISQEAFIHPGWFSTLLYTADPRELFAPQGHSAIYQAYGGYHQDLICRRQYLSFRDHVNRILTDEQLPKHDLPSVLAKVDLAQNWQELTQKIKTEQEQNPDTPVFNLGKELLDFYVCPDEYIFDSIQFIPQEQNKGAIFATVLGPQGSEVWLFAAEHLSQGPIAKLQPPSINFGFTLHSEYFEQISPRQSHYNVDRWQSAIRSALKVPYEFLMNRPSDILNRKVN
- a CDS encoding gluconokinase gives rise to the protein MFYVIMGVSGTGKSTIGKLLSDRTGWDFYDADDFHSPANLDKLNRGIALTDSDRLPWLKELQQLIAHVLDSKKQGILACSALKAQYRQILQGGSSEVVFIYLKGDYDCIQNRVQQRTGHFMNPNLLRSQFDTLEEPQDALTIDVALNPGAMVEEILQKITDY
- a CDS encoding HAMP domain-containing histidine kinase, which encodes MQNWLLQNLSDVLNRELELQLGTAQTASYSDVEQISEKKSQKYYSHKYHLAELNAEREWHGAIASVEELLLSEINGNQQPESTKSGLVFSAPVPLFSKLELVSSFQSAIFTPNAFKVNALMPCRHATEHIVRQDTTPVIELPLIPQDPIAQEQFCLVLTANFGLILVLGTDAEGNPKFHFSFDPVTLGKVWTTLRSRLVITKYHNLAELDRLIEQFAPPTPDYQLVTSFSRRLLHHIPALEYLSANSRQVETVAAVAESAGAVFPGNGATSCVEMELLQALTHEVRTPLTTIRTLTKLLLKRKQDFKPNVIQRLQTIDRECTEQIERMELIFRAAELESTPLNAKPVELVAFSLEQVFQQSIPRWQEKAKRRNVELDFTLPSSLPRIISDPGMLDTVLTGLMESCTRSLPTGGHIDVKVSTAGNQLKLQVLSQASNTDNPFKSLGQLLTFQPATGCLSLNLDATKNIFQALGGKLTVRQRQEQGKELTIFLPLGNSYQTSKV
- a CDS encoding class A beta-lactamase-related serine hydrolase encodes the protein MKNKSQFSTKNQSYLEKDLCLFDLFYLFKIGSISILTTLIMIGIWQIAKLNHQPPGNLSAKEISKNIITKSLINSDSNLHDNQIEKASTTYPTSLPETRLTPRQKLVYNVKVNPNIRQSQDLQKIVDRVINLASKKGLPTTSLSVTLIDLKTGEEASYQQEKPRYPASVVKLYWLVMLQAQLQEKNLIEDEQLSLDLHKMMKKSDNEAASRILDRISDTQSGSNLNTKELELWLNKRKQTNRFFIDAGYEDLNISQKTFPIPYLKLYSPQGRELQMRENKDNPIRNKITTKQTSRLMYEIVKRQAVSSDKSSKMLNLLAIDATTRIKSRVDKDPNIFNNVRGFFSQSLPDDIYFAAKAGWTSESRGETAYIATADQKTEYILTIFAEDRSYAHDWNIFPEMSRLVFNDMKVRNNMN
- a CDS encoding ARC6/PARC6 family protein; translation: MSSSKLKRDIQLLEKQLEEIDIKISDPIERSEQKKQLEREIRKLERSKSQIEQLEQEQQELESLKSEFTLNSNELVDKRKSTQDKQVEHTASVVDISMAVEPEINLSKQREDSQVINTNQSEKNSDVTPINPPSNNSKQSGTAWIIGGMIGFFIFLGLIINGHQANQTASNIEQQTSESIEVEKSSDESLPSTETYQQTDLSLSNLEIENASQSIPSFTQQEAVNLLARWLDAKSQIFAPPFNRELGAELLTGKAYYDNIGSPEGSVAWLQDNASYYIYDLQSIDSVENFAVNEDYATIEVIVTEQRTLYNQYGNIDRNASGFDTRLVRYDLESENGQWKIADYQTIKKIK